In Marinomonas posidonica IVIA-Po-181, a single window of DNA contains:
- the fusA gene encoding elongation factor G has product MARKTPINRYRNIGICAHVDAGKTTTTERVLFYTGLSHKIGEVHDGAATMDWMEQEQERGITITSAATTCFWSGMSQQFDQHRINIIDTPGHVDFTIEVERSLRVLDGAVVVLCGSSGVQPQTETVWRQANKYEVPRMVFVNKMDRTGADYFSVVEQLKSRLGANAVPIQINIGAEEDFKGVVDLVLMKAIMWNEEDQGMTYRLEDIPADLVDVATEWREQMLEAAAEANEELMDKYLEEGDLSVEDVKAGLRARTLNNEVVLVTCGSAFKNKGVQAVLDAVVEYMPSPLEVKAIEGTLEDGETVVAREANDDAPFSALAFKIATDPFVGTLTFIRVYSGTLKSGDAVYNSVKQKRERIGRMVQMHANNREEIKEVLAGDIAAAVGMKYVTTGDTLCDMNDVVVLERMEFPEPVISVAVEPKSQADQEKMAVALGKLAQEDPSFRVETHEETGQTIISGMGELHLDILVDRMKREFKVDANIGKPQVSYREKIRKEVVINHKFVRQSGGRGQYGHVVMKLIPSDKDGLEFVNEIVGGVIPKEYIPAVEKGVSEQMKNGVVAGYPLLGMKVVLFDGSYHDVDSNEMAFKIAASQGLRKGAVDADPCVLEPVMKVEVVTPEEYMGDVMGDLNRRRGIVQGMDDSPSGKIIRAEVPLGEMFGYATDVRSLSQGRASYAMEFEKYAEAPASVADAIIKNED; this is encoded by the coding sequence GTGGCACGTAAAACCCCTATCAACCGCTACCGAAATATCGGTATCTGTGCGCACGTTGATGCAGGTAAAACGACGACGACTGAACGCGTTCTTTTCTATACTGGTCTATCCCATAAAATCGGTGAGGTGCATGATGGCGCAGCAACGATGGATTGGATGGAGCAAGAACAAGAGCGTGGTATTACGATTACTTCAGCAGCAACAACATGTTTCTGGAGTGGGATGAGTCAGCAGTTTGATCAGCACCGTATCAATATTATTGATACGCCTGGACACGTAGATTTTACCATTGAGGTAGAGCGTTCTTTACGTGTGTTAGATGGTGCTGTCGTTGTGCTTTGTGGTTCTTCTGGCGTTCAGCCTCAAACTGAGACGGTTTGGCGTCAGGCAAATAAATATGAAGTGCCTCGTATGGTATTCGTCAATAAGATGGATCGTACGGGAGCGGATTATTTTTCTGTTGTTGAGCAATTAAAGTCTCGTTTGGGGGCTAATGCTGTTCCAATCCAAATTAACATTGGCGCTGAAGAAGATTTCAAAGGCGTGGTGGATTTGGTGCTGATGAAAGCCATCATGTGGAATGAAGAAGATCAGGGGATGACTTACCGTTTGGAAGATATTCCCGCTGATCTTGTTGATGTTGCTACTGAATGGCGTGAGCAGATGTTGGAAGCCGCAGCAGAAGCAAATGAAGAATTGATGGATAAGTACCTTGAAGAAGGGGATTTGTCCGTTGAGGATGTAAAAGCGGGTCTACGAGCGCGCACCCTTAATAATGAAGTGGTGTTAGTGACTTGTGGTTCTGCTTTTAAGAATAAAGGTGTTCAGGCGGTGCTTGATGCCGTTGTTGAATACATGCCTTCACCGCTGGAAGTAAAAGCGATTGAAGGCACGCTTGAAGATGGTGAAACTGTCGTTGCTCGTGAAGCGAATGATGATGCACCGTTTTCAGCCTTGGCTTTTAAAATAGCGACAGACCCATTTGTTGGGACATTAACGTTTATTCGTGTGTATTCAGGTACATTAAAGTCGGGTGATGCGGTTTACAATTCTGTTAAGCAGAAGCGCGAGCGTATTGGTCGAATGGTACAGATGCATGCGAATAATCGCGAAGAGATCAAAGAGGTATTGGCGGGTGATATAGCGGCTGCGGTCGGTATGAAATACGTGACTACCGGAGATACACTTTGCGATATGAATGATGTTGTTGTTCTAGAGCGAATGGAGTTTCCAGAGCCGGTTATTTCTGTTGCGGTTGAGCCTAAGTCTCAAGCCGATCAGGAAAAAATGGCTGTGGCGTTAGGAAAATTAGCTCAAGAAGACCCATCTTTCCGTGTGGAAACGCATGAAGAGACAGGGCAAACCATTATTTCCGGAATGGGCGAGCTGCACCTTGATATTCTCGTGGATCGTATGAAACGAGAGTTTAAGGTGGATGCAAATATCGGTAAACCACAAGTGTCTTACCGTGAAAAAATTCGCAAAGAAGTGGTGATTAACCACAAATTTGTGCGTCAATCTGGTGGTCGTGGTCAATACGGTCACGTCGTGATGAAGTTGATTCCATCTGACAAAGATGGACTTGAGTTCGTCAACGAGATTGTTGGTGGTGTTATTCCTAAAGAATACATCCCTGCAGTAGAAAAGGGTGTTTCAGAGCAAATGAAGAACGGTGTCGTCGCTGGTTACCCATTATTGGGTATGAAGGTGGTATTGTTCGATGGTTCATACCATGATGTTGACTCTAATGAAATGGCCTTTAAAATTGCAGCTTCTCAAGGTTTGAGAAAAGGCGCAGTGGATGCTGATCCTTGTGTTCTTGAGCCTGTGATGAAAGTGGAAGTTGTAACTCCTGAAGAATACATGGGTGATGTGATGGGTGACCTGAATCGTCGTCGTGGCATTGTTCAGGGGATGGACGATTCCCCGTCAGGGAAGATTATTCGTGCTGAAGTTCCTCTCGGGGAGATGTTCGGATATGCAACTGACGTGCGTAGCTTGTCGCAAGGGCGTGCAAGTTATGCAATGGAGTTTGAGAAATACGCTGAAGCACCAGCTAGTGTGGCAGACGCGATCATCAAAAATGAAGATTAA
- the rpsG gene encoding 30S ribosomal protein S7 produces the protein MPRRRVVAKREVLPDPKHGSQLLAKFINHVMVSGKKSVAEHIVYSALNTVAERAKTEEPMAIFEKALESIQPMVEVKSRRVGGATYQVPVEVRPARRAALSMRWLVESSRKRGEKSMALRLAGEILDAAENKGSAVKKREDVHRMAEANKAFSHYRF, from the coding sequence ATGCCTAGAAGACGCGTCGTCGCTAAGCGTGAAGTACTTCCAGATCCTAAGCATGGAAGTCAGTTGCTTGCAAAATTCATTAACCACGTAATGGTTAGTGGCAAGAAATCTGTTGCAGAGCACATTGTATACAGTGCCCTAAATACTGTAGCAGAACGCGCTAAAACTGAAGAGCCAATGGCTATCTTCGAAAAAGCGTTAGAGTCTATCCAACCAATGGTTGAGGTTAAATCTCGCCGTGTTGGTGGTGCTACCTACCAAGTACCTGTAGAGGTACGTCCAGCTCGTCGTGCAGCATTGTCTATGCGTTGGTTGGTTGAGTCTTCTCGTAAGCGCGGTGAAAAATCAATGGCTCTACGTCTAGCAGGCGAGATCCTAGATGCTGCTGAGAACAAAGGTTCTGCTGTTAAGAAACGTGAAGACGTTCACCGTATGGCAGAAGCGAACAAAGCATTCTCTCACTACCGTTTCTAA
- the rpsL gene encoding 30S ribosomal protein S12, with protein MATVNQLVRKPRKRKVAKSDVPALQACPQRRGVCTRVYTTTPKKPNSALRKVCRVRLTNGFEVTSYIGGEGHNLQEHSVVLIRGGRVKDLPGVRYHTVRGSLDTSGVQNRKQGRSKYGTKRPK; from the coding sequence ATGGCAACCGTTAACCAGTTGGTTCGTAAACCACGTAAACGTAAAGTGGCAAAGAGTGACGTTCCTGCGTTACAAGCTTGTCCGCAACGCCGCGGTGTCTGCACTCGCGTATATACAACTACGCCTAAAAAGCCTAACTCAGCTTTGCGTAAAGTATGTCGTGTTCGTTTGACTAACGGCTTCGAAGTAACTTCCTACATCGGTGGTGAAGGTCACAACCTGCAAGAACACAGCGTAGTGCTGATTCGCGGCGGTCGTGTAAAAGACCTTCCAGGTGTTCGTTACCACACAGTACGTGGTAGCTTGGATACTTCAGGCGTACAAAATCGTAAGCAAGGCCGTTCTAAGTACGGTACTAAACGTCCTAAGTAA
- the rpoC gene encoding DNA-directed RNA polymerase subunit beta', with translation MKDLLGLLKSQGQSDEFDAIRIGLASPDMIRSWSYGEVKKPETINYRTFKPERDGLFCAKIFGPIKDYECLCGKYKRLKHRGVICEKCGVEVALSKVRRERMGHIELASPVAHIWFLKSLPSRIGLIMDMTLRDIERVLYFESFIVIDPGMTTLDKGQLLNDEQYFEALEEFGDEFDARMGAEAVQMLLRDLDMPEEINRMREELNSTNSETRIKKLSKRLKLVEAFYHSGNNPEWMVLDVLPVLPPDLRPLVPLEGGRFATSDLNDLYRRVINRNNRLKRLLELSAPDIIVRNEKRMLQESVDALLDNGRRGRAITGSNKRPLKSLADMIKGKQGRFRQNLLGKRVDYSGRSVITVGPSLRLHQCGLPKKMALELFKPFIFSKLELRGMATTIKAAKKMVERETPEVWDILDEVIREHPVMLNRAPTLHRLGIQAFEPMLIEGKAIQLHPLVCAAYNADFDGDQMAVHVPLTIEAQLEARALMMSTNNILSPANGEPIIVPSQDVVLGLYYMTREKINAKGEGMAFSDIKEVHRAYGAKQVDLHAKVKVRINQVDTTLEGEKVASTFIADTTVGRALLFDVVPDGLPFSVVNQPMKKKAISNLINECYRKVGLKESCIFADQLMYTGFAYATASGSSVGVDDFVIPPEKAEIIAKAEEEVKEIEYQYADGLVTQGEKYNKVIDLWSRTNETVTEAMMDNLAKETTINKDGEEVEQQSFNSVYMMADSGARGSVAQMRQLGGMRGLMAKPDGSIIETPITANFREGLSVLQYFTSTHGARKGLADTALKTANSGYLTRRLVDVAQDLVITEVDCGSTNGIVVNAMIEGGDVVVPLGQRVLGRVVAQDVNDTKGNLVLSAGTLIDEHDVRDIEAAGVDEMLIRSVITCDTRHGVCAKCYGRDLARGHQVNIGEAIGVVAAQSIGEPGTQLTMRTFHIGGAASRASAVDSVQVKSAGTVRFHKMKSIERDTGHLVVASRSSELAIADEAGREKERYKLPYGAVLSVREGDAVEAGQIVANWDPHTHPIVSEMKGRLEFSGMEENVTIRRQSDEMTGLTTIEVMEVKDRPSAGKDLRPMISVVDAEGNPVHIPGTDSPVQYMLPEKALLSLDHGSTVKSGEVLARIPQESQGNKDITGGLPRVADLFEARRPKDPAVMAEASGVVSFGKETKGKIRLVISPQDGGDPIETLIPKWRQINIFDGEEVAKGEIIADGPLSPHDILRLQGVEALADYITNEVQEVYRLQGVVINDKHIEVIVRQMLRKVEVGESGDTDLIQGDQVELTQLLDANEKAEVESKFPAKFERVLLGITKASLATESFISAASFQETTRVLTEGAVTGKKDHLRGLKENVVVGRLIPAGTGLAYHSERKKKKDSAQMANEGSPTVSASDVEEALSAALKD, from the coding sequence ATGAAAGACTTATTAGGTCTTCTAAAATCACAAGGACAATCTGACGAGTTTGATGCGATCCGCATTGGCTTGGCATCACCAGATATGATTCGTTCATGGTCTTATGGCGAAGTTAAAAAGCCTGAGACCATTAACTACCGTACGTTCAAACCAGAACGTGACGGTTTGTTCTGTGCAAAAATCTTTGGTCCTATTAAGGACTATGAGTGCTTGTGTGGTAAATACAAGCGTTTGAAACACCGTGGTGTTATTTGTGAGAAGTGTGGCGTTGAAGTGGCTCTGTCTAAAGTGCGTCGTGAACGCATGGGGCATATCGAGCTTGCATCGCCAGTCGCTCACATTTGGTTCCTGAAATCTTTGCCATCCCGTATCGGTCTTATCATGGATATGACCTTGCGTGATATTGAGCGAGTTTTGTACTTCGAGTCTTTCATCGTGATCGATCCAGGTATGACGACGCTTGATAAAGGTCAATTGCTTAATGATGAGCAATACTTTGAAGCGCTAGAAGAGTTTGGTGATGAGTTTGATGCCCGCATGGGTGCTGAAGCGGTTCAGATGCTACTACGCGATCTGGATATGCCGGAAGAAATCAACAGAATGCGTGAAGAGCTAAACAGCACGAATTCTGAAACTCGTATCAAGAAGCTGTCTAAGCGTTTGAAATTGGTTGAAGCTTTCTATCATTCTGGTAACAACCCAGAGTGGATGGTGCTTGATGTATTGCCAGTTCTTCCGCCTGATCTGCGCCCATTGGTGCCGCTTGAGGGTGGTCGTTTTGCGACATCTGACTTGAACGATTTGTACCGTCGAGTAATCAACCGTAACAACCGTTTGAAGCGTCTATTAGAGCTATCGGCTCCAGACATCATCGTACGTAACGAAAAGCGTATGTTGCAAGAGTCTGTTGATGCCTTGCTTGATAATGGTCGTCGCGGTCGTGCTATCACTGGTTCTAACAAACGCCCACTGAAATCTTTGGCAGACATGATCAAAGGTAAGCAAGGTCGTTTCCGTCAGAACCTACTTGGTAAGCGTGTAGACTATTCTGGTCGTTCTGTCATCACAGTAGGTCCATCTTTGCGTCTACATCAGTGTGGTCTTCCTAAGAAGATGGCGCTGGAACTGTTTAAACCATTTATCTTCTCTAAGCTTGAGTTGCGCGGCATGGCGACAACCATCAAAGCGGCGAAGAAAATGGTAGAACGTGAAACACCTGAGGTGTGGGATATTCTTGATGAAGTTATCCGCGAACACCCAGTAATGCTAAACCGTGCACCAACACTTCACCGTTTGGGTATCCAAGCGTTTGAACCTATGTTGATTGAAGGTAAAGCAATCCAATTGCATCCGTTAGTTTGTGCAGCGTACAACGCTGACTTTGACGGTGACCAAATGGCGGTTCACGTTCCTTTGACGATCGAAGCTCAGCTTGAAGCGCGTGCTTTGATGATGTCGACGAATAACATCCTATCACCTGCAAACGGTGAGCCTATTATCGTACCTTCTCAGGACGTGGTATTAGGCTTGTACTACATGACACGTGAGAAAATCAATGCCAAAGGTGAAGGCATGGCGTTTTCTGACATCAAAGAAGTACACCGTGCATACGGCGCGAAACAAGTTGATTTGCATGCCAAAGTAAAAGTACGTATTAACCAAGTTGATACGACGCTAGAAGGCGAGAAAGTCGCTTCTACTTTCATTGCAGATACCACTGTTGGTCGTGCTTTATTGTTTGATGTCGTGCCAGATGGCCTACCATTCTCAGTGGTTAACCAACCAATGAAGAAAAAGGCGATCTCTAACCTAATCAACGAGTGTTACCGTAAAGTTGGCTTGAAAGAGAGCTGTATCTTTGCTGACCAGTTGATGTACACAGGTTTCGCGTACGCAACAGCATCCGGTTCATCGGTTGGTGTAGATGACTTCGTTATTCCGCCAGAAAAAGCAGAAATCATTGCTAAAGCGGAAGAAGAAGTAAAAGAAATCGAATATCAGTATGCTGATGGTTTGGTGACGCAGGGCGAGAAATACAACAAGGTAATTGACTTGTGGTCTCGTACCAATGAAACCGTTACTGAAGCTATGATGGATAACTTGGCAAAAGAGACAACCATTAATAAAGACGGTGAAGAGGTTGAGCAACAATCTTTTAACTCTGTCTACATGATGGCCGACTCCGGCGCCCGTGGTAGTGTGGCTCAGATGCGTCAGCTAGGTGGTATGCGTGGTCTGATGGCGAAACCAGATGGTTCCATCATCGAAACACCAATCACAGCGAACTTCCGTGAAGGTCTATCAGTACTTCAGTACTTTACCTCTACTCACGGTGCTCGTAAGGGTCTAGCTGATACGGCATTGAAAACCGCGAACTCTGGTTACCTGACTCGTCGTCTTGTTGATGTTGCGCAGGATTTGGTAATCACTGAAGTAGATTGTGGGTCAACCAATGGTATCGTCGTGAATGCGATGATCGAAGGTGGTGATGTTGTTGTTCCTCTAGGCCAGCGTGTTCTTGGTCGTGTGGTTGCGCAAGATGTTAATGACACCAAAGGCAATCTAGTGCTTTCGGCTGGTACTTTGATTGATGAGCACGATGTGCGTGATATCGAAGCAGCAGGCGTTGACGAGATGTTGATCCGTTCTGTTATTACTTGTGATACGCGTCATGGTGTGTGTGCCAAGTGTTACGGTCGTGACTTGGCGCGTGGTCATCAAGTTAACATTGGTGAAGCAATCGGTGTTGTGGCAGCGCAATCAATCGGTGAGCCTGGTACACAGTTGACCATGCGTACCTTCCACATCGGTGGTGCGGCGTCTCGAGCATCTGCTGTCGATAGTGTGCAGGTGAAGAGCGCAGGTACTGTTCGTTTCCATAAAATGAAGAGTATTGAACGTGATACGGGTCATTTGGTTGTGGCGTCTCGTTCCTCTGAATTGGCAATTGCTGATGAAGCTGGTCGTGAGAAAGAGCGTTACAAGCTACCTTATGGTGCGGTATTGAGTGTTCGTGAAGGTGATGCTGTTGAAGCTGGCCAGATCGTTGCTAACTGGGATCCACACACTCACCCAATCGTTTCTGAGATGAAAGGTCGTCTGGAATTCAGCGGAATGGAAGAGAATGTCACCATTCGTCGCCAATCTGATGAAATGACCGGTTTGACTACCATTGAGGTCATGGAAGTGAAAGACCGTCCTTCGGCGGGTAAAGATCTTCGTCCAATGATTTCTGTGGTCGATGCAGAAGGTAATCCAGTGCATATTCCTGGTACCGACTCGCCAGTACAGTACATGTTGCCTGAGAAAGCTTTGTTGAGCTTGGATCATGGTTCAACGGTTAAGTCTGGTGAAGTATTGGCTCGTATTCCTCAGGAATCGCAAGGTAACAAGGATATCACCGGTGGTCTTCCACGAGTGGCAGACTTGTTTGAAGCGCGTCGTCCTAAAGATCCAGCTGTTATGGCAGAAGCCAGCGGTGTGGTGAGTTTCGGTAAAGAAACAAAAGGTAAGATTCGCTTGGTAATCTCGCCACAAGATGGCGGTGATCCAATTGAGACGCTGATTCCAAAATGGCGTCAAATCAACATCTTCGATGGTGAGGAAGTGGCAAAAGGTGAGATTATCGCCGACGGTCCTTTGAGCCCACACGATATTTTGCGCCTTCAAGGTGTAGAAGCTTTGGCTGACTACATTACTAATGAAGTGCAAGAAGTCTATCGTTTGCAAGGTGTTGTGATTAACGATAAACACATTGAAGTTATCGTTCGTCAAATGCTACGTAAGGTAGAAGTGGGTGAGTCTGGTGATACAGATCTTATCCAAGGTGATCAGGTTGAGTTAACTCAACTTCTAGATGCAAACGAAAAAGCCGAAGTAGAGAGTAAATTCCCTGCTAAGTTTGAGCGTGTGTTGCTAGGTATTACCAAAGCTTCTTTGGCAACAGAGTCCTTCATCTCTGCGGCATCATTCCAAGAGACAACTCGTGTCTTAACGGAAGGTGCGGTAACAGGTAAGAAAGACCATCTTCGTGGCTTGAAAGAAAACGTTGTTGTAGGTCGTCTGATCCCAGCGGGTACAGGTTTGGCTTACCACAGTGAGCGTAAGAAGAAGAAAGATTCTGCGCAAATGGCAAATGAAGGAAGTCCTACAGTAAGTGCATCTGATGTGGAAGAAGCATTAAGTGCAGCACTGAAAGACTAA